From a region of the Luteolibacter arcticus genome:
- a CDS encoding lipid II flippase Amj family protein, which translates to MSILYLCVFIAVIHLIATLSYGVRIAGARTGKVAFCLSLFNILVLVSRTANTLLTPALSKRVESGIESTATEGLMHEFHLLILSASVATLVGAALIPMFQRYVTTVVAAFDRFPSLLRMTRYALSGPGLRALKTSWTVPSTANFSFLRAGHRLPWNIFVMNVIGSALLATGVLSSLYAGVYAPDLRMTTGQLSAVVNFIGTIMLFAFVDPYLSYVTDGAAKGDGEDGDSRLRAAVFGMAGSRLLGTVMAHFLMIPGAQLIAWIARIIPA; encoded by the coding sequence ATGTCGATCCTCTACCTCTGCGTCTTCATCGCGGTGATCCACCTGATCGCGACCCTTTCCTACGGCGTCCGCATCGCCGGGGCGCGGACCGGAAAGGTGGCGTTTTGCCTCTCGCTCTTCAATATCCTGGTGCTCGTCTCGCGCACCGCGAACACGCTGCTAACGCCCGCGCTATCGAAGCGCGTCGAGTCGGGTATCGAGTCCACCGCCACCGAGGGCCTGATGCACGAGTTCCACCTGCTGATCCTCTCGGCCAGCGTCGCGACCCTCGTCGGCGCGGCTCTCATCCCGATGTTCCAGCGCTACGTGACCACCGTGGTTGCGGCCTTCGATCGCTTCCCGTCGCTGCTGCGGATGACCCGCTACGCACTCAGCGGACCGGGCCTGCGGGCGCTGAAAACTTCGTGGACCGTGCCCTCGACGGCGAATTTCAGCTTCCTCCGCGCCGGTCACCGGCTGCCGTGGAACATCTTCGTCATGAACGTGATCGGCTCCGCGCTGCTGGCCACGGGCGTGCTCAGCTCGCTCTACGCCGGGGTCTATGCGCCGGACCTGCGGATGACCACCGGCCAGCTCTCCGCGGTTGTGAATTTCATCGGCACCATCATGCTCTTTGCCTTCGTCGATCCCTACCTCTCCTACGTCACCGATGGCGCGGCGAAGGGCGACGGCGAGGACGGCGACTCGCGCCTCCGGGCCGCGGTCTTCGGCATGGCCGGCAGCCGCCTGTTAGGCACGGTGATGGCGCATTTCCTGATGATCCCGGGCGCGCAGCTGATCGCCTGGATCGCCCGGATCATCCCCGCCTGA
- the drmD gene encoding DISARM system SNF2-like helicase DrmD has translation MTSQNLLISRNPETPLIGDVVRVRSRVHVVEFSEWAPYGTTVDLACLDDSAQGELLSVLWEAELDTRILTRQAWESIGQKYGARDFDSREYFASFYNTLRWQCVTATDPNLFQSPFRAGIKLDAYQLDPLHKALRLPRVNLFIADDVGLGKTIEAGLIASELLLRKRIQNVIVSCPPSMLHQWKAELDSRFGLEFKVLDREYIEGVRQQQGFAVNPWTTYPHFLVSHRLLIDDTYSEPLKHWLDQQKPHALFILDEAHHAAPASGSKYAIDSRFTRVIRELAQRFDHRIFLSATPHNGHSNSFSALLEILDPQRFVRGVPVVKANLTDVMIRRLKSDIRALEGGFPERVICQTDIDGLPTDAPELRLSEMLARYQAIREEQVKNEAKHIRNRSLIVFSHLQQRLLSSPEAFARTISKHAETAERKFSPTADTAFLTRGIDPDCEEAQLDEEQQEDLLAAELRNADPITQLNQEATQLLHDMVDLASEARYRPDAKVLKLLDWIAGNQCHGIARGNQSAQPGATWTDTRVIIFTEWDASLTYLRHMLHAALAGTDRSDERILIFRGSTSSDSREEIKKAFNSAPGAHPVRILLATDAAREGINLQSHCQHLFHYDIPWNPGRLEQRNGRIDRKLQPEPQVFCHYFVYQQRQEDRVLDALVKKTSRIQQELGSLSQVLDRRLSRKLEFGISMAQVSDLITSIDQEDAQEEKAVAEAELEEARERQDALQAQVKTLENRIDQARRAINYSHEAFEQALSTSLRLNHYSPLSPSGTTADGETCYSFPKIATEQALDPSWTTTLDTLRAAPEKGRRDHQWRKDSPIRPIRFTAPPTIDDTTVQIHLGHRVAKRLLSRFLCQGFVNHDISRACLAQSDDAVPRVILLGRLGLFGKHATRLHEEIITITAPWKPPAQRGSAPLKAYARETEARTLEILERSMLSSGTSVPADERQALLDSIPADVAELLPLLEDRAKDSEADARKKLHARSEAEAKAMIQLLEGQKKRVEAKLKDALPPDQLELFNFEEQAQVERETKAQRKWLEDFTTQIESEPARIREFYEIKTTRIEPVGLVYLWPQK, from the coding sequence TTGACGTCACAAAATCTCCTCATTTCCCGAAATCCAGAAACGCCCCTGATTGGTGACGTCGTTCGAGTAAGGTCTCGCGTCCACGTCGTGGAATTCAGTGAATGGGCTCCCTATGGAACGACCGTGGATCTGGCCTGCCTAGATGACTCCGCCCAAGGGGAGCTTTTGTCTGTTCTCTGGGAAGCCGAATTGGATACACGGATTCTTACCCGGCAAGCGTGGGAATCGATCGGCCAAAAATACGGAGCCCGCGACTTCGACTCCCGGGAATACTTCGCCTCATTCTACAATACCCTTCGCTGGCAATGCGTCACTGCCACCGACCCTAACCTTTTCCAGTCGCCCTTTCGCGCCGGCATCAAACTCGACGCCTACCAACTCGATCCGCTGCACAAAGCGCTGCGCTTGCCGCGGGTGAACCTCTTTATCGCGGATGACGTCGGCCTCGGCAAAACTATCGAAGCCGGCCTCATCGCCTCCGAGCTTCTCCTACGAAAGCGCATTCAAAACGTCATTGTTTCCTGTCCGCCTTCCATGCTCCACCAGTGGAAGGCCGAACTCGATTCCCGCTTCGGCCTCGAGTTCAAAGTCCTCGACCGCGAATACATCGAAGGCGTCCGCCAGCAGCAGGGCTTCGCCGTCAATCCTTGGACGACCTACCCGCACTTCCTCGTCTCCCACCGCCTCCTCATCGACGATACCTACTCGGAGCCGCTCAAGCATTGGCTCGACCAGCAGAAGCCGCACGCCCTCTTCATCCTCGATGAAGCCCACCATGCCGCACCGGCCAGCGGCTCGAAATACGCCATCGACTCCCGCTTCACACGAGTCATTCGCGAGCTAGCCCAACGGTTCGATCATCGAATTTTCCTGAGCGCCACCCCGCACAACGGGCACTCCAACAGCTTCTCAGCCCTGCTGGAAATCCTCGACCCCCAGCGTTTTGTGCGAGGCGTTCCCGTCGTTAAGGCCAACCTGACCGATGTCATGATCCGGCGGCTGAAAAGCGACATTCGTGCACTGGAAGGCGGCTTCCCGGAGCGCGTGATCTGCCAGACAGACATTGACGGCCTGCCTACCGACGCCCCCGAGCTCCGCCTCAGCGAAATGCTCGCCCGCTACCAAGCCATCCGCGAGGAGCAGGTGAAAAACGAAGCCAAGCACATCCGCAACCGCTCGCTCATCGTCTTTTCCCACCTCCAACAGCGACTCCTTTCCAGCCCGGAAGCGTTCGCCCGCACCATCTCCAAACACGCCGAGACGGCTGAGCGCAAATTCTCTCCCACGGCCGACACCGCCTTTCTCACCCGGGGCATCGACCCCGATTGCGAGGAAGCTCAGCTCGATGAAGAACAGCAGGAAGATCTCCTCGCCGCCGAGTTACGCAACGCCGACCCCATCACTCAGCTCAACCAGGAGGCTACCCAGCTCCTCCACGACATGGTCGATCTCGCCAGCGAGGCCCGCTACCGGCCGGACGCCAAAGTGCTCAAGCTCCTCGATTGGATCGCCGGGAACCAATGCCACGGCATCGCCCGAGGAAACCAGTCAGCCCAACCGGGTGCCACCTGGACCGATACGCGCGTCATTATCTTCACCGAGTGGGACGCTAGCCTCACTTACCTGCGTCACATGCTCCACGCCGCCCTCGCCGGCACTGACCGATCGGACGAGCGCATACTCATCTTCCGCGGCTCCACCTCCAGCGACTCGCGGGAGGAAATCAAAAAAGCCTTCAACTCGGCACCCGGTGCACATCCCGTCCGAATCCTGCTCGCCACCGATGCCGCTCGCGAGGGCATCAACCTCCAGTCCCACTGCCAACACCTCTTTCACTACGACATTCCGTGGAATCCCGGCCGACTAGAGCAGCGCAATGGCCGTATCGACCGCAAGCTCCAGCCCGAGCCACAGGTCTTCTGTCACTACTTCGTTTACCAGCAGCGCCAGGAAGATCGCGTGCTTGATGCCCTCGTGAAGAAGACTTCCCGCATCCAGCAGGAACTCGGCAGCCTCTCCCAGGTCCTCGACCGTCGCCTTTCCCGCAAGCTCGAGTTCGGCATTAGCATGGCCCAAGTCTCTGACCTCATCACCAGCATTGATCAGGAGGATGCCCAAGAGGAAAAAGCCGTGGCCGAAGCAGAGCTTGAAGAAGCCCGCGAACGCCAGGACGCATTGCAAGCTCAGGTGAAAACGCTCGAAAACCGCATCGACCAAGCCCGGCGCGCGATCAACTACTCCCATGAAGCTTTCGAGCAGGCGCTTTCCACCTCCCTCCGGCTCAATCACTACTCGCCCTTGTCTCCATCCGGAACCACCGCCGATGGTGAAACGTGCTACTCATTCCCGAAGATCGCCACCGAGCAGGCGCTCGATCCGAGTTGGACTACCACCCTCGACACTCTTCGCGCAGCTCCGGAAAAAGGTCGCCGCGATCACCAATGGCGGAAGGATAGTCCCATCCGTCCCATCCGCTTCACCGCGCCCCCCACCATCGACGACACCACCGTTCAGATCCACCTCGGCCACCGCGTCGCCAAACGCCTGCTTTCCCGCTTTCTCTGCCAGGGCTTCGTCAATCACGACATCTCCCGCGCTTGTCTGGCTCAGTCGGACGATGCCGTCCCGCGCGTCATCCTGCTTGGGCGGCTCGGCCTCTTCGGCAAGCATGCCACTCGCCTCCACGAGGAAATAATTACCATCACCGCGCCCTGGAAGCCGCCTGCCCAACGCGGCTCCGCCCCGCTCAAAGCCTACGCCCGCGAGACCGAAGCCCGCACTCTGGAAATCCTCGAGCGCTCCATGTTGTCGTCGGGCACTTCCGTTCCTGCTGACGAACGCCAAGCTCTCCTCGACTCCATCCCGGCCGATGTCGCAGAATTGTTGCCCTTACTCGAAGACCGCGCCAAGGACTCCGAAGCTGATGCCCGCAAGAAACTCCACGCCCGCTCCGAAGCCGAGGCCAAGGCCATGATCCAGCTCCTCGAAGGCCAGAAGAAGCGCGTTGAAGCCAAACTCAAGGATGCCCTCCCGCCAGACCAGCTCGAGCTCTTCAACTTCGAGGAACAAGCCCAGGTCGAGCGTGAGACCAAGGCGCAGCGCAAATGGTTGGAAGACTTCACCACGCAAATCGAGTCCGAACCCGCCCGCATCCGCGAGTTCTACGAAATCAAGACCACCCGCATCGAGCCCGTTGGCCTCGTCTATCTCTGGCCCCAGAAATAA
- a CDS encoding helix-turn-helix domain-containing protein: MGARPVRNVAGPVIRSLRNELGWSQEQATARCNVVGFDISRASYAQIESQIRSVTDHELALLAKAFRVGPERLLPETLPPWTGKGKKDTWKSRKRD, from the coding sequence GTGGGAGCGCGCCCTGTCAGAAATGTTGCCGGGCCAGTCATCCGTTCGCTCCGGAACGAGTTGGGCTGGAGCCAAGAGCAGGCGACAGCCCGCTGTAACGTGGTGGGATTCGATATTTCCAGGGCCTCTTATGCGCAGATCGAGAGCCAGATCCGGAGCGTCACCGACCACGAGCTGGCGCTACTGGCAAAGGCATTCCGGGTAGGGCCGGAACGACTGTTGCCTGAGACTCTGCCTCCGTGGACCGGCAAGGGTAAAAAGGACACTTGGAAGAGCCGGAAGCGCGATTGA
- a CDS encoding glycine cleavage system protein R — MPASIVMTVLAADRPGLVSALSETIAARGGSWQESRMARLAGQFAGILRVECPEAECDALLAALVGLEAQGISVQAKREAAAPAEKRETLALDVMGNDRPGIIRSLSAAIAGAGGNVEDLSTSLESAPMSGHPIFHAKGIVSLATGSDPAVLIAAIENLGTDLSVSVES, encoded by the coding sequence ATGCCCGCCTCCATCGTGATGACCGTCCTCGCCGCCGACCGCCCCGGCCTCGTCAGCGCCCTTTCCGAGACCATCGCCGCCCGCGGCGGGAGTTGGCAGGAGAGCCGGATGGCACGGCTGGCGGGTCAATTCGCAGGCATCCTGCGGGTCGAATGTCCCGAGGCGGAGTGCGATGCGCTGCTCGCGGCGTTGGTCGGCTTGGAAGCACAGGGGATCTCGGTGCAGGCCAAGCGTGAGGCGGCCGCTCCAGCGGAAAAGCGCGAAACCCTGGCGCTCGATGTCATGGGCAATGACCGCCCCGGCATCATCCGCTCGCTGTCCGCGGCCATCGCCGGTGCGGGCGGCAATGTGGAGGACCTGTCCACGTCGCTCGAAAGCGCGCCGATGTCCGGCCACCCGATTTTCCACGCGAAGGGGATCGTTTCCCTCGCGACAGGTAGCGATCCGGCGGTGCTGATCGCGGCGATCGAAAACCTCGGCACCGATCTCTCCGTTTCCGTAGAGAGTTGA
- a CDS encoding recombinase family protein — MAEKVKRCAIYTRKSTEEGLEQEYNSLDAQRDAATAFIRSQKHEGWKAIKETYDDGGISGGHMERPGLQRLLSDIRGGKIDVVVVYKVDRLSRSLADFAQLMKHFDTHDVSFVSVTQQFNTSSSMGRLTLNVLLSFAQFEREVTGERIRDKIALSKQKGMWMGGTPPLGYDVCDRKLLVNPTEAETVRACFQTYLEKSGLIGSVLELNRLGQTTKAFISRKGRIQQARPWVAKELHRLLTNPIYRGLIRHKGNDYPGEHDAIIASDVWNSVQSKLRHQQPDFRKSSGHLNETAIAKTRLIHPLKGFLFGIDGQALTPTYTNKSEKAANGTKTRKRYRYYVSQQAIRQGYGAASLKTISASLLEDAVRRMLIHSLPDLAGFTSSEELSTDEMSHRLGMHARHLARLDTPADFSTWLTVASPRIVVGPDMVAIQIPQDRLTMLAGSPPNDLADDESPPLGIPAQIDCENERVILTATISFKPRRGRSEIIDGRTGEEIGVRRTAPNPVLIQTIAQAEFWRSELAQHPEKSLQEVTERYGVKPTYVRRLLNAAYLAPAIKKAIFQGTQPARLQVQDLLAQRSPDWPTQMCDLGFEGSAAA, encoded by the coding sequence ATGGCTGAGAAGGTCAAACGCTGCGCGATTTACACGCGGAAGAGCACCGAGGAGGGACTTGAACAGGAATACAATTCTCTCGATGCCCAACGGGATGCTGCCACCGCCTTCATTCGCTCTCAGAAGCACGAAGGCTGGAAAGCCATCAAGGAAACCTACGACGACGGGGGCATCTCGGGAGGACACATGGAACGCCCCGGACTCCAGAGGCTCCTTTCGGACATTCGCGGAGGGAAAATCGATGTCGTCGTGGTCTACAAGGTCGATCGCCTTTCACGGTCCTTGGCCGACTTCGCCCAGCTGATGAAGCACTTTGACACCCACGATGTGTCCTTCGTGTCGGTCACCCAACAGTTCAATACCTCCAGCAGCATGGGCCGGCTCACTCTCAACGTCCTGCTTTCCTTTGCCCAGTTCGAACGCGAGGTCACCGGTGAGCGCATCCGCGACAAGATCGCCCTCTCCAAGCAGAAGGGCATGTGGATGGGAGGAACCCCGCCACTCGGATACGACGTCTGCGATCGAAAGCTCCTCGTCAATCCGACGGAAGCCGAAACCGTTAGAGCCTGCTTCCAGACCTACCTCGAAAAATCAGGTCTCATCGGTTCGGTCCTGGAACTCAACCGGCTGGGGCAGACGACGAAGGCATTCATCAGCCGGAAAGGGCGAATCCAGCAGGCACGGCCGTGGGTGGCAAAGGAACTCCATCGGTTGCTCACCAATCCTATCTACCGCGGGCTGATCCGCCATAAGGGCAACGATTACCCAGGCGAGCACGACGCAATCATCGCCTCTGATGTTTGGAACTCGGTTCAATCCAAGCTCCGCCATCAGCAGCCGGACTTCCGCAAGAGTTCCGGGCACCTCAACGAAACTGCCATCGCCAAGACCCGCCTGATCCACCCGCTCAAAGGCTTCCTCTTTGGCATCGATGGGCAGGCGCTTACTCCGACCTATACCAACAAGAGCGAGAAAGCCGCCAACGGCACGAAAACGCGAAAGCGCTATCGCTACTACGTTTCGCAGCAGGCCATCCGCCAAGGCTACGGAGCCGCGTCACTCAAAACCATCAGCGCCTCGTTGCTTGAGGACGCCGTGCGCCGGATGCTGATCCATTCATTGCCCGATCTCGCCGGATTCACTTCGTCAGAAGAGCTGTCGACGGACGAGATGAGTCACCGCCTCGGCATGCATGCCAGACACCTCGCCCGGCTCGACACTCCGGCTGACTTCTCAACGTGGCTGACGGTTGCGAGCCCAAGGATCGTCGTCGGGCCCGACATGGTCGCGATTCAGATTCCTCAGGACCGACTGACAATGCTGGCTGGATCCCCACCGAATGACCTCGCGGACGATGAATCCCCGCCGCTCGGAATTCCGGCCCAAATCGACTGTGAGAACGAGCGGGTGATTTTGACGGCAACGATCTCCTTCAAGCCGCGGCGCGGCCGGTCGGAGATCATCGACGGACGAACCGGTGAGGAGATCGGCGTGCGGCGCACCGCGCCAAATCCAGTGCTGATCCAAACTATCGCTCAGGCGGAATTCTGGAGGTCTGAACTCGCCCAGCATCCGGAGAAGTCCCTTCAGGAAGTCACCGAAAGGTACGGCGTGAAGCCCACCTACGTCCGTCGGCTTCTCAATGCCGCCTATCTGGCTCCGGCAATCAAGAAGGCGATTTTCCAAGGAACCCAACCCGCCCGGCTTCAGGTGCAGGACCTGTTGGCCCAGCGGTCGCCCGACTGGCCGACGCAAATGTGCGACCTCGGGTTCGAAGGTTCGGCAGCTGCCTGA
- a CDS encoding DUF2924 domain-containing protein, with translation MQSIEDLEKMTKDELLDRWRKLPGKQPPPGRVDRLLRELAYRLQEDEFGRLDKNTTVSLRRHMAEFGKSLRSQRPAQAEIKTPTKVVLEAGSVLTREWDGKRITVQIASPRQFVWEGQTFKSLSALARKITGQHLSGPLFFGLKEECHG, from the coding sequence ATGCAATCCATTGAGGATCTGGAGAAAATGACCAAGGACGAGCTGCTTGACCGGTGGCGAAAACTCCCCGGCAAGCAGCCGCCTCCCGGGCGCGTCGACCGCTTGCTGCGCGAACTTGCCTACCGTTTGCAGGAGGATGAATTCGGACGCCTCGACAAGAACACGACCGTCTCACTGCGCCGCCACATGGCTGAGTTCGGGAAATCTCTGCGCTCCCAGCGACCCGCACAGGCCGAGATCAAAACCCCGACGAAAGTGGTTCTGGAAGCGGGGTCGGTGCTCACTCGCGAATGGGACGGCAAGCGCATCACCGTCCAAATCGCCAGTCCCCGCCAGTTCGTCTGGGAGGGCCAGACCTTCAAATCCCTGAGTGCGCTCGCCCGCAAGATCACCGGCCAGCATTTGTCAGGACCATTGTTTTTCGGACTGAAGGAGGAATGCCATGGCTGA
- a CDS encoding site-specific DNA-methyltransferase, whose translation MNSVLSIETILVAKLVSHEQNPRKHSKKQIRQIADSIQTFGFKVPVLVDANNRLICGHGRVAASKLLGIDSVPAIRAADLDDAKIRAYMIADNRLTEVAEWDDALLAENFKILSDLDLDFDLEVTGFDYGDIEGLLSLNEDDASDDPPVPSVESLPSVARQGDLWMLGEHRILCGDSLDRSSYRKLFPGKTRASIVFTDPPYNLPAKDIGKTCEASHGDFAMGAGEMTPAEFQGFLETIFDHLGSFSRSGSIHYICMDWRHAPELIAAGKASYSEWKNLCVWTKSAGGMGTFYRSQHELVFVFKSGSGKHQNHFELGQHGRHRTNVWTYPSVMHLKEEDGDKGGKEALHLHPTIKPVAMVEDALKDCSKRGEIVLDPFLGSGTTLIAAEKTGRVCHGIELSPRYVDVVVTRWQEWTGQDAVHSETGLTYQETKLL comes from the coding sequence ATGAACTCTGTACTTTCCATTGAAACCATTCTCGTCGCGAAGCTCGTGTCCCACGAGCAGAACCCCCGCAAGCACTCCAAAAAGCAGATCCGCCAAATCGCGGACAGCATCCAGACCTTCGGCTTCAAGGTGCCTGTGCTGGTGGATGCCAACAATCGCCTGATTTGCGGCCACGGACGAGTAGCCGCCAGCAAGCTGCTCGGTATCGATTCCGTACCTGCCATTCGGGCCGCTGATCTCGACGACGCAAAGATCCGCGCCTACATGATTGCCGACAACCGGCTTACCGAGGTTGCCGAGTGGGACGATGCTCTGCTCGCCGAAAACTTCAAGATTCTCTCCGATCTCGATCTGGATTTCGACCTTGAGGTGACCGGCTTCGACTACGGCGATATCGAGGGCTTGTTGTCGCTAAACGAGGATGATGCCTCCGATGATCCGCCGGTTCCTTCGGTCGAATCACTTCCATCGGTTGCTCGACAGGGAGATCTCTGGATGCTGGGCGAGCACCGAATCTTGTGCGGCGACAGTCTTGATCGATCCTCCTACCGTAAGCTCTTCCCGGGCAAGACGAGGGCATCCATTGTCTTCACGGACCCTCCCTACAACTTGCCGGCGAAGGACATCGGGAAGACCTGCGAGGCAAGTCATGGCGACTTCGCGATGGGAGCCGGCGAAATGACTCCGGCTGAGTTCCAAGGGTTCCTCGAAACGATCTTCGATCACTTGGGATCGTTTTCGCGGAGCGGATCGATCCACTACATCTGCATGGATTGGCGTCACGCCCCGGAACTGATCGCCGCGGGGAAGGCATCGTACTCCGAATGGAAGAATCTCTGCGTCTGGACCAAGAGCGCTGGCGGGATGGGAACCTTCTACCGCAGCCAGCACGAACTGGTCTTCGTTTTCAAGAGCGGCAGCGGAAAGCATCAGAACCATTTCGAATTGGGGCAGCACGGTCGCCACAGGACCAACGTGTGGACCTACCCATCGGTGATGCATCTGAAGGAAGAAGATGGCGACAAGGGAGGGAAGGAAGCCCTTCATCTTCATCCGACCATCAAGCCAGTGGCGATGGTTGAGGATGCCCTCAAGGATTGCTCGAAACGCGGCGAGATCGTTCTCGATCCGTTTCTCGGCAGCGGAACCACGCTCATCGCCGCTGAGAAAACCGGACGAGTCTGCCACGGCATCGAGCTTTCCCCCCGCTACGTTGATGTGGTTGTCACCCGCTGGCAGGAATGGACCGGCCAGGACGCGGTTCACTCCGAAACCGGCCTCACCTATCAGGAAACTAAGCTCCTCTGA
- a CDS encoding DUF5681 domain-containing protein yields MSTTFSDEEDDYEVGYGKPPKHTQFPKGKSGNPLGRPKKQKKNSELLNELLDVKIQVNGKTITKREALFLSIVNDAIKGKASARNTLLSLVNEEDVELEEFSETFDDKIAFFEVQRQMAKRGKEEE; encoded by the coding sequence ATGAGCACCACATTTTCAGACGAAGAAGACGACTATGAGGTAGGCTACGGCAAACCTCCCAAGCACACCCAGTTTCCGAAGGGAAAATCCGGCAATCCCCTCGGAAGGCCGAAGAAGCAAAAGAAGAACTCCGAACTGCTTAACGAGCTATTGGACGTGAAGATCCAAGTGAATGGAAAGACCATCACCAAGCGAGAAGCGCTTTTCCTCTCGATCGTGAACGACGCAATCAAAGGGAAAGCAAGCGCCCGGAACACACTGCTCTCCCTAGTCAATGAAGAGGACGTAGAATTGGAAGAGTTCAGTGAAACCTTTGACGACAAAATCGCCTTTTTCGAGGTCCAGCGTCAGATGGCGAAGCGAGGAAAGGAGGAGGAATGA